One genomic window of Candidatus Pseudobacter hemicellulosilyticus includes the following:
- a CDS encoding TonB-dependent receptor produces MNRYLSLVLLLLTAFVQLQAQDHPVGSLKGTIQTAKNEPLPNASVVLKNGAGVVTDEAGNFQLEKVPAGRQELTVSSAGYAACVLSVTIQAGKTATLTVELSAEGFLNEVVVTAGRKEESLRDVPSSVTIIQSKQIREQASINPSITSILGNTVPGLGTFTNKATNSGQTLRGRSVLVLIDGIPQSTPLMNGSRDLRSIDPAIIERVEVIKGATSIYGNGSGGGIINLITKKPSGAKVISGETRISADGNLTHTDNTLGYRVSQTLHGTVKKFSYVVSGVYNRTGALKDADGNVIAQADGLSETRLFNGFGKLSYQLTENQQISFSYNFFRSRQHSQYVNQAGVYDVKPAIGIRGDDPGDPAGTPHSHNMYLSYRVSRLPGNSSLELLAYDHRFQSLNRYVEKSNSWYGPGQTYIQSYKKGIRANLNTPWKASVLSGDVTYGFDLLKDRTNQVLTDGRVFVPDMNMLNMAPFAQAKVDFYDLVLKAGIRYENASIKVKDFNTIAKGANGEGSIFIRGGKLNYDATMFNVGLRYNRLNFFSPFVSFSQAFGLNELGRVLRTATENTLDQIQTDPVITNNYEAGFSSQVGPVSFTASYFVSTSRLGANLVEENGMFVTQREPERITGYELVAEVRICKGLRAGGSYSYVEGKSEPANSAKVYMNGERIMPPKATGFISYNPLTALNLQLSVVHTGSRDRFELRSNGKYGLSEGPVKSVTYANFNAGYTINTAFNLALGVENLFNQSYYPPRSQYRVQDLEYVQGNGARLTLTVGYNF; encoded by the coding sequence ATGAATCGATACCTATCCCTTGTTCTTTTATTGCTAACAGCCTTTGTTCAGCTACAGGCACAGGACCATCCTGTAGGATCGCTGAAAGGCACCATACAGACAGCTAAAAACGAACCATTACCCAATGCCTCTGTAGTGCTGAAGAATGGCGCCGGCGTTGTTACTGATGAGGCCGGCAACTTTCAGCTGGAAAAAGTTCCCGCCGGCCGGCAGGAGCTTACTGTCAGCTCTGCCGGCTATGCAGCCTGCGTGCTGTCCGTGACCATCCAGGCCGGAAAAACAGCAACGCTGACGGTGGAGCTGAGCGCCGAAGGCTTCCTCAATGAAGTGGTAGTCACAGCAGGACGGAAAGAAGAAAGCCTGCGCGATGTGCCTTCTTCCGTGACCATCATCCAGTCAAAACAGATCCGTGAGCAGGCTTCCATCAATCCTTCCATTACCTCCATACTCGGAAATACTGTCCCTGGTCTCGGCACTTTCACCAATAAGGCTACCAACTCCGGTCAAACCCTGCGGGGCCGCTCGGTGCTGGTATTGATAGATGGTATTCCCCAGTCCACGCCGCTGATGAATGGCAGTCGCGACCTGCGCAGTATTGATCCGGCCATCATTGAAAGGGTAGAGGTGATCAAAGGCGCTACCTCCATTTACGGTAATGGCTCCGGTGGCGGGATCATCAACCTCATCACTAAAAAACCTTCGGGTGCTAAAGTGATCAGCGGTGAGACCAGGATCAGCGCCGATGGCAACCTGACCCATACGGATAATACCCTTGGCTACCGCGTATCGCAGACCCTGCATGGCACTGTCAAAAAGTTCTCTTATGTAGTGAGTGGCGTGTATAACAGGACCGGCGCATTGAAAGATGCGGATGGCAATGTGATTGCGCAGGCGGACGGGCTCAGTGAAACCAGGCTCTTCAACGGCTTCGGCAAACTGAGTTATCAGCTCACCGAAAACCAGCAGATCAGTTTCTCCTATAACTTTTTCCGCAGCCGGCAGCATAGCCAATATGTGAACCAGGCCGGGGTCTATGATGTGAAACCTGCTATCGGTATCCGTGGAGACGATCCCGGTGATCCTGCCGGTACCCCGCATAGCCACAATATGTACCTGAGCTACCGGGTGTCCAGACTGCCTGGCAACAGCAGCCTGGAACTGCTGGCCTATGACCACCGGTTCCAGTCGCTCAACCGCTATGTAGAAAAATCCAACAGCTGGTATGGGCCGGGGCAGACCTATATCCAATCCTACAAAAAAGGTATTCGCGCCAATCTCAATACGCCCTGGAAAGCCAGTGTACTGTCCGGTGATGTTACTTATGGGTTCGACCTGCTCAAGGACCGCACCAACCAGGTGCTGACCGATGGCCGGGTATTTGTGCCCGATATGAACATGCTGAACATGGCGCCTTTTGCACAGGCTAAGGTTGACTTTTATGATCTTGTGCTGAAAGCCGGTATCCGTTATGAGAATGCCAGCATCAAAGTGAAGGATTTCAATACCATTGCCAAAGGCGCCAATGGCGAAGGCAGCATTTTCATCCGCGGCGGTAAGCTCAACTATGATGCTACCATGTTTAATGTGGGCCTCCGGTATAACCGGCTTAATTTCTTCAGCCCCTTTGTCAGTTTCTCCCAGGCTTTTGGCCTGAACGAACTGGGCAGGGTGTTGCGGACAGCTACAGAGAACACCCTGGATCAGATACAGACCGATCCCGTGATCACCAACAATTACGAAGCGGGCTTCAGCAGCCAGGTAGGACCTGTCAGCTTTACTGCTTCTTATTTTGTAAGTACCTCCAGACTGGGGGCCAACCTGGTAGAAGAGAACGGGATGTTTGTAACACAGCGCGAACCGGAAAGGATAACCGGTTATGAACTGGTGGCCGAAGTGCGTATCTGCAAAGGCCTGCGGGCAGGGGGTAGTTATTCCTATGTAGAGGGTAAGTCGGAGCCTGCCAATAGCGCCAAAGTATATATGAATGGTGAGCGTATCATGCCGCCTAAGGCTACAGGCTTTATCAGCTATAACCCGCTGACCGCGCTGAACCTGCAACTGTCTGTGGTACATACCGGCAGCAGGGACCGTTTTGAGCTGCGCAGCAATGGCAAGTATGGCCTCAGCGAAGGACCGGTAAAATCCGTGACCTATGCCAACTTCAATGCGGGCTATACCATCAACACAGCTTTCAACCTGGCATTGGGGGTGGAGAACCTGTTCAACCAGTCTTACTATCCGCCCAGGAGCCAGTACCGTGTACAGGACCTGGAATATGTACAGGGCAACGGGGCAAGGCTGACCCTCACGGTGGGATATAATTTTTAA
- a CDS encoding PepSY-associated TM helix domain-containing protein, producing the protein MRAKKLTLKKLAGYVHLWLGLGSGLVIVIVALTGALYAFQPELSEACYSYLHVEPRDQLYLPLSQIKAKAEKELPGKQVSRISYAGRDHTVAVSFNSRKENYYYIVYLDPYTGNLVKVKNMNREFFRQVLNGHMHLWLPDPVGNTIVIWAALIFGIIIVTGIVLWWPKKWSKATRKQSFRLKLAASPKRLNYDLHNVLGFYASWIMLFVVLTGMVWGFESVRNAEYWLFSGGKKFPGAPREQSKPADSITGNPLDRIQQQINARYAQVGRIQYLLPPAKTALITVRCFPEEMRNFNADYLYFDRYAAKEILSNARGKYADANSGERINRMNYDIHTGQIGGFPLRLAVFLAALVTASLPITGFYIWWGKQKKQQKPAAGRKGKAQAAQQPAAIA; encoded by the coding sequence ATGCGTGCTAAGAAATTGACCCTCAAAAAGCTGGCTGGTTATGTGCATTTATGGCTCGGATTAGGATCCGGGCTGGTGATCGTTATTGTGGCGCTGACAGGCGCCCTCTATGCGTTTCAGCCGGAACTATCGGAAGCTTGCTATTCTTACCTGCATGTTGAACCCAGGGACCAGCTCTATCTTCCCCTTTCCCAGATCAAAGCAAAAGCTGAAAAAGAACTGCCGGGCAAACAGGTCTCCAGGATCAGTTATGCCGGGCGGGATCATACGGTGGCGGTATCGTTCAATAGCCGGAAAGAAAACTATTACTATATCGTTTACCTGGACCCCTATACGGGCAACCTGGTAAAAGTGAAGAATATGAACCGGGAATTCTTCCGGCAGGTGCTCAACGGACATATGCATCTCTGGCTGCCGGATCCCGTGGGCAATACCATCGTGATCTGGGCCGCCCTCATTTTCGGGATCATTATTGTCACGGGCATCGTACTCTGGTGGCCGAAGAAATGGAGCAAGGCTACCCGTAAGCAAAGTTTCCGGCTGAAATTGGCTGCCTCTCCCAAACGACTGAATTACGATCTCCACAATGTCCTGGGCTTTTATGCCAGCTGGATCATGCTTTTTGTAGTCCTTACGGGAATGGTATGGGGCTTTGAGTCCGTACGCAATGCGGAGTACTGGCTTTTCAGCGGCGGGAAAAAATTTCCCGGAGCGCCCAGAGAGCAGTCGAAGCCGGCAGACAGCATTACCGGCAATCCGCTGGACAGGATACAGCAGCAGATCAATGCCCGGTATGCGCAGGTGGGTCGTATACAATACCTCCTTCCACCGGCAAAGACTGCGCTGATCACCGTGCGCTGCTTCCCGGAAGAAATGCGCAATTTCAATGCAGACTACCTGTACTTTGATCGCTACGCCGCCAAAGAGATCCTTTCCAACGCCCGGGGTAAATATGCCGATGCCAATTCCGGCGAGCGCATCAACCGGATGAACTACGATATCCATACCGGCCAGATCGGCGGTTTTCCCCTGCGACTGGCAGTTTTCCTGGCTGCCCTGGTCACCGCCTCCCTGCCCATCACCGGTTTTTATATCTGGTGGGGCAAACAAAAGAAACAGCAAAAGCCAGCTGCCGGCAGGAAAGGCAAAGCACAAGCTGCCCAACAACCGGCTGCTATTGCCTGA
- a CDS encoding TlpA disulfide reductase family protein has protein sequence MTKKIILAAVCCLPLSLLAQQGFTIRGKVGTLDAPAQAYLHYEADGKSVTDSVILKKGSFTFKGKLASPVMATIQLKHDTITRSRNAGADVLYFYIENADISVTAKDSVEHALVKGSVTDADNKTLNALQAPYRKDARALTDEYNARTPEQRKDSVWLAAARKTMAATQAGYDSVNRAFMATHPNSYITLLTFQQVELAYNFNPDTAALKFAQLPASLRETPAGRKMADIIETGKKTMTGVMAMDFTQHDTTGKPVKLSDYRGQYVLVDFWASWCKPCRAENPNLLAAYKKYKAKNFTILGVSLDDEKSRKAWLYAVKQDSLPWTQVSDLEGFKSKAAVMYGVSAIPSNFLIDPSGKIIARNLRGEELEKKLGQLFPM, from the coding sequence ATGACAAAAAAGATTATCCTGGCAGCTGTCTGTTGCCTTCCTTTAAGTTTGCTGGCCCAGCAGGGCTTTACTATCCGTGGGAAAGTAGGTACGCTGGATGCCCCTGCCCAGGCTTACCTCCATTATGAAGCAGATGGTAAATCGGTCACAGATTCTGTAATACTGAAAAAAGGCAGCTTTACTTTCAAGGGTAAGCTTGCTTCGCCCGTAATGGCTACTATACAACTGAAGCATGATACTATTACCAGGTCCAGGAATGCAGGAGCAGATGTCCTGTATTTCTATATCGAGAATGCTGATATCAGCGTCACTGCCAAAGACTCTGTAGAGCATGCCCTGGTGAAAGGTTCTGTTACTGATGCGGATAACAAGACTCTGAATGCCCTGCAGGCGCCTTACCGGAAAGATGCCAGAGCGCTGACTGATGAATATAATGCAAGGACACCGGAACAACGGAAAGATTCAGTCTGGCTGGCGGCGGCCAGGAAGACCATGGCGGCCACACAAGCCGGGTACGATAGCGTTAACCGGGCTTTTATGGCTACGCATCCAAACTCATATATTACGCTGCTGACCTTTCAGCAGGTAGAGCTGGCGTATAATTTCAATCCGGATACAGCAGCGCTGAAATTTGCGCAGCTGCCGGCCAGTCTGCGGGAAACACCTGCCGGAAGGAAGATGGCGGATATTATTGAAACGGGGAAAAAGACCATGACAGGTGTTATGGCTATGGATTTTACCCAGCATGATACCACCGGGAAACCGGTGAAGCTGTCTGATTATCGCGGCCAGTATGTGCTGGTTGATTTCTGGGCTTCCTGGTGCAAGCCTTGTCGCGCCGAGAATCCCAACCTGCTGGCGGCCTATAAAAAATACAAAGCCAAAAATTTCACCATCCTGGGTGTTTCCCTGGACGATGAAAAGAGCAGGAAGGCCTGGCTCTATGCTGTTAAGCAGGACAGTCTGCCCTGGACCCAGGTATCCGACCTGGAAGGATTTAAAAGTAAAGCAGCTGTTATGTATGGCGTGAGCGCCATCCCCAGCAATTTCCTGATAGATCCCAGCGGAAAAATCATTGCGCGGAATTTGCGCGGCGAAGAACTGGAAAAGAAACTGGGACAGCTGTTCCCGATGTAA
- a CDS encoding discoidin domain-containing protein, which yields MRNYISILFSFMVLLAACTKDEDAVVLPNGSISFRYPADKDTLEMPVSILKDTTLVIGLQAALSGEVSGADHWISFAVDTTKILGYRAKYGNALVLPATSYLFYRSTTSLSAGNTVSDSAKINIGQQTKLTEYSTYVLPVVIQSVDGQPDGPHTTRVIYLVFKTGKPLFVNKAGWTIHEFSSVNGASVATNILDDNNLTTFWASNIAQTMPQWVTINFNRDVDFLALNYYMPTALRYPTLGGYPTSIRIETSMDGVNWEDKGTYAGNIVNNMQTLETGETTARYLRFTSLASVLYSSAYEAIFISGISLIP from the coding sequence ATGCGCAATTATATAAGTATACTATTTTCATTCATGGTACTGCTGGCGGCCTGTACCAAAGATGAGGATGCCGTTGTTTTACCCAATGGCAGTATCTCTTTCCGGTATCCCGCCGATAAGGATACACTTGAAATGCCGGTGTCAATACTGAAAGACACCACCCTGGTAATTGGCTTACAGGCAGCCTTGTCCGGCGAGGTATCGGGGGCCGATCATTGGATCAGCTTTGCCGTAGATACTACCAAGATCCTGGGCTACCGGGCTAAGTATGGCAATGCGCTCGTGCTGCCTGCTACTTCCTACCTGTTCTATAGATCAACCACCAGTTTGTCCGCAGGCAATACCGTATCTGATTCAGCGAAGATCAATATCGGGCAGCAGACAAAACTGACGGAATATTCCACCTATGTTTTGCCGGTAGTGATCCAATCGGTAGACGGCCAGCCTGATGGTCCTCATACTACCAGGGTGATATACCTGGTATTTAAGACCGGCAAACCTTTGTTTGTGAATAAGGCGGGATGGACCATCCATGAGTTCTCCTCCGTGAACGGCGCCTCTGTGGCTACCAATATCCTGGACGATAACAACCTCACCACTTTCTGGGCCAGCAATATTGCGCAGACCATGCCCCAGTGGGTGACCATCAATTTTAACAGGGATGTGGACTTCCTGGCCCTTAATTATTATATGCCCACGGCATTAAGATATCCCACGCTGGGTGGCTATCCCACTTCCATCAGGATTGAGACCAGCATGGATGGCGTCAACTGGGAGGATAAAGGAACCTATGCCGGCAATATTGTCAACAATATGCAAACCCTTGAGACAGGAGAGACTACTGCCAGGTACCTGCGCTTTACCTCGCTGGCTTCTGTGCTGTACAGTTCCGCCTATGAGGCGATATTTATCAGTGGCATATCCCTGATCCCGTAA
- a CDS encoding RagB/SusD family nutrient uptake outer membrane protein, producing the protein MKYPIYTSLLLVICLVFTGCDKYLDIQPKGTKLLTTVADYDQWLNDEALALGGSPYNYANFLGDNMDVVNIANPPAQVAELIYTWAPQFSTDLSAAPLFWGEHYGRINLFNTVLTGIDAATGGSNSQRRSLKAEALLGRALEYFYLVNYYGKPYDSTSAQQDLAVPFITSNDVAQVVPARNTVAQIYQHIIEDLNAAIPDLPADNSANRLRGSIAAAYSVLARVYFYAGNYTEAQKNAALALSNGKAVMLDLNGAMPSTNLLGTHPDVIYGRMTIAQFSAALDLMQSFSSTDLRIRKLYYSTDGYRFTTRGATLYCPPLINTILYYTNNGTSVQEMKLIIAECAARSNDLTLALQQLDEVRKNRFPPASYVRFESADQETVYQEVLKERSHELPFCGLRWFDMRRLDMDNRMGAVNRYNAQGAVIATLEPHSERYTLQVPVQVLSFNPDMQQNP; encoded by the coding sequence GTGAAATACCCAATATATACTTCCTTGCTGCTGGTAATTTGCCTGGTCTTTACCGGCTGCGATAAATACCTGGACATTCAACCCAAGGGGACCAAGCTGCTGACCACCGTGGCTGATTACGACCAGTGGTTGAATGACGAAGCGCTGGCTCTGGGCGGCAGCCCCTACAATTACGCCAATTTCCTGGGGGATAATATGGACGTGGTGAACATTGCCAATCCTCCGGCACAGGTGGCGGAGCTGATCTATACCTGGGCGCCTCAGTTCTCTACGGACCTGTCCGCAGCACCCCTGTTCTGGGGTGAGCATTATGGCAGGATCAACCTGTTCAATACCGTGCTGACAGGCATTGATGCCGCCACCGGCGGCTCCAACAGCCAGCGGAGAAGCCTGAAAGCAGAAGCTTTGCTGGGCAGGGCCCTGGAATATTTCTACCTGGTGAACTATTATGGCAAACCGTATGATTCCACCAGTGCCCAGCAGGACCTGGCCGTTCCCTTTATAACTTCCAACGACGTTGCCCAGGTTGTGCCGGCCCGCAACACCGTGGCCCAGATCTACCAGCATATCATTGAAGACCTGAATGCGGCTATCCCCGATCTTCCTGCGGACAACAGCGCCAACCGGCTCCGCGGCTCCATAGCTGCCGCCTATAGTGTACTGGCCCGGGTATATTTTTATGCCGGTAACTATACAGAAGCGCAAAAGAATGCTGCCCTGGCCTTGTCCAACGGAAAAGCAGTGATGTTGGATCTCAATGGCGCCATGCCTTCCACCAACCTGCTGGGAACCCATCCGGATGTTATCTATGGCCGGATGACCATTGCCCAGTTTTCGGCTGCCCTGGACCTGATGCAATCCTTTAGCAGTACGGACCTCCGTATCCGGAAACTTTATTACAGCACTGATGGTTACAGGTTCACCACCAGGGGCGCTACGCTCTATTGCCCGCCCCTGATCAACACCATCCTGTATTATACCAATAACGGTACCTCTGTGCAGGAAATGAAGCTGATCATTGCTGAATGCGCCGCCCGCAGCAATGACCTGACCCTTGCCCTGCAACAGCTGGATGAGGTGCGTAAGAACAGGTTCCCCCCTGCCAGCTATGTGCGTTTTGAATCGGCCGACCAGGAAACCGTGTACCAGGAAGTATTAAAGGAAAGAAGTCATGAACTGCCTTTCTGTGGTCTGCGCTGGTTTGATATGCGCCGCCTAGACATGGACAACAGGATGGGTGCTGTGAACCGGTATAACGCACAGGGCGCCGTTATTGCCACCCTGGAGCCGCATAGCGAGCGTTACACCCTCCAGGTCCCGGTCCAGGTGCTCAGCTTCAACCCGGACATGCAACAGAATCCATAA
- a CDS encoding SusC/RagA family TonB-linked outer membrane protein — MKLTIFFTLVACLSVSANGLSQNVSFSGRNVPLERVLEIVEKQTGYVFLYPENALSVARPVSIQANNKPLLAFLEELFERQPFRYSIESKTINISTVVTTNVPARKPALELQLYTPAPPVSGRVTDSLGKPIAGVTISVVTKGRGTYAATTTDSKGAFEIIAAKGDKLTFSIVGYEPVTITINNQTEVNVVMQVKASELDEFVVKPIFTGYQRIRPEQSTGAVSQISTKEYESRVSTNFLDGLVNRMPGLMINNNVSFTSTAPNGGTTSRALFNIRGISTMSANQNPLIVVDGYPTELTLDLIDPNEIKSVTILKDAAAATVYGVRASNGVIVIERKQASLGMPRFAFRATTGITPQENYSRYRWADNASAIVTNYQKTINAASVNEGTWSQLATAAAGTVQRNQVYYITAQLAAKMITPEQAAESFAALDNYNNVDDYSRLFLRPAVTQTYNLNVSGGTGNALYYITANHTRNRLSIIGNDNNRTLFSARTTLKLASRLSLELTTDYQENNIHGTPVPGIGSVAPYEHFQDVNGKPASIVNGGISPYYNSVLVANGLYDQLYYPLVDVKEISDDARTINNRFTANFNYVIGGGFDLSFGGIYETSRAENRYLASENSSVARKYVNSYVTQNTDGTFKYNIPRGGYLSQENTQTSSYTARAQLNFNKRIGGLHSVNAILGGEIRNLINKANLASYFGYNDGTLLQQPVDYASIINSSLRGHFGLGSPLAGSYYFPTLFNQAYTEDRFLSGYSNIVYSFKNTYSLTGSMRIDQSNLFGTNPKYKYKPLWSVGAAWNIHKESFMQDIDWIKMLKLRMAYGFNGNVAKMSLPQVIATSQINSYTAPTSASLRLLSYANSSLRWEQTKNFNLGLDYHIFKNITGTLDYYQKRSTDLLGNAQIDPTIGVSPSLINRATINNTGIEIGLHADWVSTRNLNWNTGLVIARNTSKVLEVYRKGDFNPQTLNALGYVMGHPVGAMFAFNYLGLDSTGHPLVGNNRGQVYHTNVASSSSPSATAMKSDSSGLTRYMGSSIPTISAGLSNRIDVGNFYFFCMINYYGGFKVRVPRPNPGSLRPMEGAGDFWRVKGDELNTDVMALTGYTNYNAVNPYNYADKYVVNGDYITLSDVTVSYSLDNLSFVKRTGFSHFEVKCQASNLWTIGLNEYNYSMATNSYEKSYITPTYTIGIFTNF; from the coding sequence ATGAAACTAACGATCTTTTTCACTTTAGTGGCCTGTTTATCAGTAAGCGCCAATGGGCTTTCCCAGAATGTGAGCTTTTCAGGCAGGAATGTTCCCCTGGAAAGAGTGCTGGAGATTGTAGAAAAACAAACGGGCTATGTGTTCCTCTACCCGGAAAATGCTTTGTCTGTGGCCAGGCCGGTCAGTATCCAGGCCAATAACAAACCGCTGCTGGCCTTCCTGGAAGAGCTGTTTGAACGGCAGCCCTTCCGCTATTCCATAGAAAGTAAGACCATCAACATTTCTACCGTTGTAACGACCAATGTGCCGGCCCGCAAGCCGGCGCTTGAACTGCAGCTGTACACGCCGGCTCCGCCCGTGTCCGGCCGCGTTACTGATTCCCTGGGTAAGCCCATTGCCGGCGTTACCATTTCCGTAGTAACAAAGGGCAGGGGCACCTATGCGGCTACCACTACCGATAGTAAGGGCGCTTTTGAGATCATTGCCGCCAAAGGTGATAAGCTGACCTTTTCCATTGTTGGTTATGAACCAGTCACTATCACCATCAATAACCAGACGGAAGTGAATGTAGTGATGCAGGTGAAAGCCTCTGAGCTGGATGAATTTGTGGTGAAACCGATCTTTACCGGTTACCAGCGCATCCGCCCTGAGCAAAGTACCGGTGCGGTTTCGCAGATCAGCACCAAAGAATATGAATCAAGGGTCAGCACTAATTTCCTGGACGGCTTGGTGAACAGGATGCCCGGTCTCATGATCAATAACAACGTGTCCTTTACAAGTACGGCCCCCAACGGCGGCACTACTTCCAGGGCTCTTTTCAATATCCGTGGTATCAGCACTATGTCGGCCAACCAGAATCCGCTGATCGTAGTGGATGGCTATCCAACTGAACTGACCCTGGATCTGATTGATCCCAATGAAATTAAATCCGTTACTATTCTCAAAGATGCGGCTGCGGCCACTGTATATGGTGTGCGGGCTTCCAATGGGGTGATCGTTATTGAAAGAAAACAGGCTTCACTGGGAATGCCCCGGTTTGCGTTCCGGGCCACCACCGGTATAACGCCCCAGGAAAATTATAGTCGCTACCGCTGGGCCGATAATGCCTCGGCTATTGTCACCAACTACCAGAAAACCATTAACGCTGCCAGTGTCAATGAAGGCACCTGGTCGCAGCTGGCGACAGCCGCCGCCGGTACTGTTCAACGTAACCAGGTATATTATATTACGGCTCAGCTGGCGGCTAAAATGATCACGCCAGAGCAGGCAGCCGAGTCCTTTGCCGCACTGGACAATTACAACAATGTGGATGATTACAGCCGGTTGTTCCTTCGCCCGGCCGTAACACAGACCTATAACCTGAACGTATCCGGGGGAACGGGTAACGCGCTGTACTATATTACGGCTAACCATACCAGGAACAGGTTGTCGATCATCGGTAACGATAACAACAGGACCCTGTTCTCTGCCCGTACCACCCTGAAACTGGCCAGTAGGCTGTCGCTGGAACTGACTACCGATTACCAGGAGAATAATATACATGGAACGCCTGTACCAGGCATCGGTTCGGTGGCTCCCTATGAGCATTTCCAGGATGTGAATGGCAAACCTGCTTCCATTGTAAACGGCGGCATCTCTCCCTATTACAACAGTGTACTGGTGGCCAACGGCCTGTACGATCAGCTCTATTATCCCCTCGTGGATGTAAAGGAGATCAGTGATGATGCCAGGACCATCAATAACCGGTTCACGGCTAATTTTAACTATGTGATCGGTGGAGGTTTTGATCTTTCCTTTGGTGGTATCTATGAAACCTCCCGCGCTGAAAACCGCTACCTGGCCAGTGAGAACTCTTCTGTAGCCAGGAAGTACGTGAACTCCTATGTTACGCAGAATACAGACGGCACCTTCAAATACAATATTCCCAGGGGTGGTTACCTGAGCCAGGAGAATACCCAGACCTCCAGCTATACTGCCCGTGCGCAATTGAATTTCAATAAAAGGATCGGCGGTCTGCATTCTGTGAATGCCATCCTGGGTGGAGAAATAAGGAATCTGATCAACAAGGCCAACCTGGCTTCCTATTTTGGCTATAATGATGGCACCCTGCTGCAGCAGCCTGTGGATTATGCTTCTATTATTAACTCTTCTTTGAGAGGTCATTTTGGCCTGGGCTCACCGCTGGCAGGGTCCTATTATTTCCCCACCCTGTTCAACCAGGCGTATACAGAGGACAGGTTCCTGTCCGGTTATTCCAACATCGTCTACTCGTTTAAGAACACCTACTCACTGACGGGTAGCATGCGGATTGATCAGTCTAACCTGTTTGGCACCAATCCTAAGTACAAGTACAAACCGCTCTGGTCTGTAGGTGCGGCCTGGAATATCCACAAGGAAAGCTTTATGCAGGATATAGACTGGATAAAGATGCTGAAGCTGCGTATGGCCTATGGTTTCAATGGGAACGTGGCCAAGATGTCATTACCCCAGGTAATAGCTACTTCCCAGATCAATTCCTATACTGCACCTACCAGCGCTTCTTTGCGGTTACTGTCCTATGCCAACAGCAGCCTGCGCTGGGAGCAGACAAAGAACTTCAACCTGGGCCTCGACTACCATATCTTCAAAAATATCACCGGTACGCTGGACTACTACCAGAAAAGAAGTACCGACCTGCTGGGCAATGCACAGATTGATCCTACCATTGGGGTGAGTCCTTCACTGATCAACAGGGCCACTATCAATAATACGGGAATTGAGATCGGCCTGCATGCGGACTGGGTGTCCACCAGGAACCTGAACTGGAACACCGGCCTGGTCATTGCCCGTAATACCAGCAAAGTCCTGGAAGTTTACCGGAAAGGAGATTTCAATCCCCAGACCCTGAATGCGCTGGGTTATGTGATGGGGCATCCGGTAGGCGCTATGTTTGCTTTCAACTACCTGGGCCTTGACAGCACAGGTCATCCGCTGGTAGGCAATAACAGGGGGCAGGTATATCATACCAATGTAGCCAGCTCAAGCTCTCCTTCGGCCACTGCCATGAAAAGCGATAGCTCGGGCCTTACCAGGTACATGGGTTCGTCCATACCTACTATCAGCGCCGGCTTAAGCAACCGGATTGATGTCGGCAACTTCTACTTTTTCTGTATGATCAACTATTATGGTGGATTTAAAGTGCGCGTTCCCCGTCCTAATCCCGGTTCATTAAGGCCAATGGAAGGCGCCGGAGATTTCTGGCGTGTGAAAGGGGACGAGTTGAATACGGATGTGATGGCGCTGACCGGTTATACCAATTACAATGCAGTGAATCCTTATAACTACGCAGACAAGTATGTAGTTAACGGTGACTATATCACCTTGTCGGATGTAACGGTATCCTATAGCCTGGACAATCTGTCCTTCGTTAAAAGGACGGGGTTCAGTCATTTTGAGGTCAAATGCCAGGCGTCCAATCTCTGGACCATTGGTCTGAACGAGTATAACTACAGCATGGCCACTAATAGTTATGAGAAATCGTATATAACGCCTACCTACACCATCGGCATTTTTACCAACTTCTAA